One region of Syntrophobacter fumaroxidans MPOB genomic DNA includes:
- a CDS encoding lysophospholipid acyltransferase family protein has translation MKRIRSIFFHVLLFVDTIVLGLAAIACSKLDRTGNWSHLVARFWGNLNLRVAGVEVDVHGLERLRPERPCIYAANHQSLFDIFVVLGKLPVQFRWLAKEELFRLFVMGRAMKATGYIPINRSDHRKAFESINQAADKVRGGVSIVIFPEGTRSENGVLKDFKKGGFILAIKSQQPIVPISISGSHRVVPRKDKWVIHPGVVRMTIGDPIPTAGATTKERDLLIEEVREAIRRYLTTEEGGTATF, from the coding sequence ATGAAGAGGATCAGGTCCATATTCTTCCATGTCTTACTGTTTGTGGACACGATCGTGCTCGGCCTGGCGGCCATCGCCTGCTCCAAGCTCGACAGAACGGGCAACTGGTCGCATCTCGTCGCCAGGTTCTGGGGCAATCTGAATCTGCGGGTAGCCGGAGTGGAGGTCGACGTGCACGGATTGGAGCGCCTCAGACCCGAGCGGCCGTGCATCTATGCCGCCAATCATCAAAGCCTGTTTGATATTTTCGTCGTTCTGGGGAAGCTCCCCGTGCAATTTCGATGGTTGGCCAAGGAAGAGCTGTTTCGCCTTTTCGTCATGGGAAGGGCGATGAAAGCCACCGGGTACATCCCCATCAATCGTTCCGATCACCGCAAGGCGTTCGAAAGCATCAACCAGGCTGCGGACAAGGTCAGAGGCGGGGTTTCCATCGTGATCTTCCCTGAGGGCACCCGGAGTGAGAACGGTGTCTTGAAGGATTTCAAGAAAGGAGGCTTCATCCTCGCCATTAAATCCCAGCAGCCGATTGTTCCCATCAGCATCAGCGGATCGCACCGGGTGGTTCCCAGGAAGGACAAGTGGGTCATTCATCCGGGGGTCGTCCGGATGACCATCGGAGATCCGATCCCGACGGCCGGCGCGACGACCAAGGAACGCGACCTGTTGATCGAGGAGGTCAGAGAAGCCATCCGTCGATACCTGACCACCGAAGAGGGAGGTACCGCGACGTTTTAG
- a CDS encoding ribonuclease J — protein MMQKQEDVQPSALKIIPLGGLGEIGLNMMVLEYEDTIVVIDAGLMFPEEDMLGIDIVIPDFTYLQKNRNRVRALLVTHGHEDHIGAIPFLLREVPVPIYATTLTLALIKEKLKEHGLLERSELCRVEPRETIGIGPFDIEFIQVCHSIPDGVGLAIRTPVGVIIHSGDFKIDNTPVDGRRFDMARFGKYGEQGVLALFADSTNVERPGYTLSEKDVGATLRDIFRECSGRIIVAVFASNLHRIQQVVQLAREFGRRVLLNGRSMVINVRIARELGYIDFPGDDEITLQDLAYLPDSEVLMLTTGSQGEPMSALTRMAFNDHKKLKVKPGDTIVLSSKFIPGNERTIQNIINHLYRHGAEVIYEQVRDIHVSGHAYREELKAMINVVQPNYFIPVHGEFRHLVKHRQLAVDTGVPEENCLLIENGGVVEFYPDGVLTGEHVETGRVLVDGKGVGDVGGLVLRDRRHLSEDGMVIASLVFNKETQELVSGPDILSRGFIHEEAKPELLDDAKCVIFETIDKQLSEGAELDCTVLQEDIRRELKRFFNRVLDRRPVIYPIVVEI, from the coding sequence ATGATGCAGAAGCAGGAAGACGTGCAACCATCCGCTCTCAAGATCATTCCCCTCGGAGGACTCGGTGAAATCGGCCTCAATATGATGGTGCTGGAATACGAGGACACCATCGTCGTTATCGATGCCGGCCTCATGTTCCCCGAAGAGGACATGCTGGGAATCGACATCGTCATCCCCGATTTCACCTATTTACAGAAGAACAGGAACCGTGTTCGCGCTCTCCTTGTGACCCACGGTCACGAGGACCACATCGGCGCCATACCCTTCCTGCTGCGCGAAGTCCCGGTACCCATCTATGCGACGACGCTCACCCTGGCGCTCATCAAGGAAAAGCTCAAGGAACACGGTCTGCTGGAGCGCTCGGAGCTTTGCCGGGTCGAACCGAGGGAGACGATCGGCATCGGCCCCTTCGACATCGAATTCATCCAGGTGTGCCACAGTATCCCGGATGGAGTGGGGTTGGCGATTCGCACGCCGGTGGGGGTCATCATCCATTCGGGAGATTTCAAGATCGACAACACGCCTGTGGACGGCCGGCGCTTCGACATGGCCCGTTTTGGGAAATACGGCGAACAGGGCGTGCTTGCACTGTTTGCGGATTCCACCAACGTGGAGCGGCCGGGGTACACTCTGTCGGAAAAGGATGTCGGGGCGACATTGAGGGATATCTTCAGGGAGTGCTCGGGCCGGATCATTGTGGCGGTTTTTGCGAGCAATCTGCACCGCATCCAGCAGGTGGTTCAGCTGGCGCGCGAGTTCGGTCGGAGAGTCCTCCTCAACGGCCGTTCCATGGTGATCAATGTCCGGATTGCAAGAGAGCTCGGGTATATCGACTTCCCCGGCGATGATGAGATCACGCTGCAGGACCTGGCCTACCTGCCCGATTCGGAAGTGCTGATGCTGACGACCGGAAGCCAGGGAGAGCCCATGAGCGCCCTGACCAGGATGGCCTTCAACGATCACAAGAAGTTGAAGGTCAAGCCGGGGGATACGATCGTGCTGTCCTCCAAGTTCATACCCGGCAACGAGAGGACGATTCAAAACATCATCAACCACCTGTACCGGCACGGGGCCGAGGTCATATACGAACAGGTGCGGGACATCCACGTGTCCGGCCATGCCTACCGTGAAGAGCTCAAAGCCATGATCAACGTGGTCCAGCCCAACTATTTCATTCCCGTTCACGGTGAATTCCGGCATCTCGTGAAGCACCGCCAGCTTGCCGTCGATACCGGGGTCCCGGAGGAGAACTGCCTGCTGATCGAAAACGGGGGCGTTGTGGAGTTCTATCCCGACGGAGTGCTCACCGGCGAGCACGTGGAGACGGGCCGCGTCCTGGTTGACGGCAAAGGCGTGGGCGACGTTGGCGGACTCGTGCTCCGGGATCGGCGGCATCTTTCCGAGGACGGGATGGTGATCGCCTCCCTCGTGTTCAACAAGGAAACGCAGGAACTGGTGAGCGGACCCGACATTCTCAGCAGGGGCTTCATTCACGAAGAGGCCAAACCGGAGCTTCTCGACGATGCGAAATGCGTGATTTTCGAAACCATCGACAAGCAGCTGAGTGAGGGTGCGGAGCTCGATTGTACGGTGCTCCAGGAGGATATCCGGCGGGAGCTGAAGCGTTTTTTCAACAGGGTGCTGGATCGGCGCCCGGTGATCTACCCGATTGTGGTGGAAATATGA